The proteins below are encoded in one region of Amycolatopsis magusensis:
- a CDS encoding allophanate hydrolase-related protein has product MNTLPPEPEPVSTAPPSAFQRVISAYERLAETDRAGDWETLRSEEDVLVEAKAIDERVRAGEDLPLAGQLLATGAGTAIAGLPDGPGLAEVSAVAVQRLTQAGAVVLGRAGKASVPAVVGAKAADLGLDTETPGWHTTFALRATSGLIPDTPVVHARELTLARRALAAATEADAWPRTYRLGAGDHPRVAVPNSAALARLPIGVRRSFDAVVAAFSASGMRIQPLGGPFDVLLAPSALDLAEPGSPSVSVPLGEVGGEPFSITLSTAAFEEQLAFDLAALLTAAPAGEPYPATSVEFVVFGEQVRGRPLSAWLAELGARYAGDVLTASHYRMVLLAGPEAGVVPGAQALSGERWAISPDGFERLRAGLVAPLRVTTVRLENGVSLPAVTCDPMAESTELTSYRDWRAYLRFLSTAGSKSAA; this is encoded by the coding sequence GTGAACACACTCCCTCCCGAACCGGAGCCGGTATCCACCGCACCGCCGAGTGCTTTCCAGCGGGTGATCTCCGCTTACGAGCGCCTGGCCGAGACCGATCGCGCGGGTGACTGGGAAACCCTGCGTTCCGAAGAGGACGTCCTGGTCGAGGCCAAGGCCATCGACGAACGCGTGCGGGCGGGCGAGGACCTGCCACTGGCCGGGCAGTTGCTGGCCACCGGAGCCGGGACGGCGATCGCCGGCCTGCCCGACGGACCGGGCCTCGCCGAGGTCAGCGCCGTGGCGGTGCAACGGCTGACGCAGGCCGGGGCGGTGGTGCTCGGCCGGGCCGGGAAGGCCTCGGTACCGGCCGTGGTCGGCGCCAAGGCCGCCGACCTGGGGCTGGACACCGAAACCCCCGGCTGGCACACCACGTTCGCGCTCAGGGCCACTTCCGGGCTCATCCCGGACACGCCGGTGGTGCACGCCCGCGAGCTGACCCTGGCCCGGCGGGCTCTCGCCGCCGCGACCGAAGCGGACGCCTGGCCGCGTACGTACCGGCTGGGCGCCGGGGACCACCCCCGCGTGGCCGTCCCGAATTCGGCCGCACTCGCGCGGCTGCCGATCGGCGTCCGGCGTTCGTTCGACGCCGTGGTCGCCGCGTTCTCCGCCTCGGGCATGCGGATCCAGCCACTGGGCGGACCGTTCGACGTCCTGCTCGCACCGTCCGCTCTGGACCTCGCCGAGCCGGGCTCGCCGTCGGTGTCCGTGCCGCTGGGCGAGGTCGGCGGGGAACCGTTCAGCATCACCCTGTCCACCGCGGCCTTCGAGGAGCAGTTGGCCTTCGACCTGGCCGCGTTGCTCACCGCGGCGCCCGCCGGGGAGCCGTATCCGGCCACCAGCGTGGAATTCGTGGTGTTCGGGGAGCAGGTGCGCGGTCGTCCGCTGAGCGCGTGGCTCGCCGAGCTGGGCGCGCGGTACGCCGGGGACGTGCTGACCGCGTCGCACTACCGCATGGTGCTGCTCGCCGGTCCCGAAGCCGGTGTGGTGCCGGGCGCGCAGGCGCTGAGCGGTGAGCGCTGGGCCATCTCACCGGACGGTTTCGAGCGCCTGAGAGCCGGGTTGGTGGCGCCGCTGCGCGTCACCACGGTCCGGCTGGAGAACGGGGTTTCGCTGCCCGCGGTCACCTGTGATCCGATGGCCGAGAGCACCGAACTGACGTCCTATCGGGACTGGCGGGCGTACCTGAGGTTCCTCAGCACCGCCGGGTCGAAGTCGGCCGCCTAG
- a CDS encoding quinone-dependent dihydroorotate dehydrogenase, with product MLFDNLVRPALYRLSKNDAELVHERTLAALGRLATAEPALRALHRVYGVQRPVKVFGLQFPNPVGLAAGMDKDGRALRAWPALGFGFVEVGTVTRLPQPGNPRPRLFSLPGSDGVINRMGFNNAGAAALAERLARTGKPPVPLGVSIGKSKAAPLEEAVADYQESLRLLHPHADYFAVNVSSPNTPGLRSLQDRGALSELLNELQATSSSLAAKAGKLATPLLVKVAPDLTDEALAELIEVCEEHAVSGVIATNTTLSREGVIRPEAGIAEQAGGLSGRPLTARAREVVAFVHKESGGRLPIIGVGGIMSGDDAARMLDAGASLVQLYTGFALHGPGLLRRVHRGLAAR from the coding sequence GTGCTCTTCGACAACCTGGTCCGCCCCGCGCTCTACCGCCTGAGCAAGAACGACGCCGAGCTGGTGCACGAACGCACCCTCGCCGCGCTCGGCAGGCTCGCCACGGCCGAACCCGCGCTGCGCGCGCTGCACCGCGTCTACGGTGTCCAGCGCCCGGTCAAGGTGTTCGGCTTGCAGTTCCCGAACCCGGTCGGCCTGGCCGCGGGCATGGACAAGGACGGGCGCGCGCTGCGGGCCTGGCCCGCGCTCGGCTTCGGGTTCGTCGAGGTCGGCACGGTCACCCGGCTGCCACAGCCCGGCAACCCGCGGCCGCGGCTGTTCAGCCTCCCCGGCAGCGACGGGGTGATCAACCGGATGGGTTTCAACAACGCCGGCGCCGCCGCGCTGGCCGAGCGGCTGGCGCGGACCGGCAAGCCGCCGGTGCCCCTCGGCGTGAGCATCGGCAAGTCGAAGGCGGCCCCGCTGGAGGAAGCCGTCGCCGACTACCAGGAGTCGCTGCGGCTGCTGCACCCGCACGCCGACTACTTCGCGGTGAACGTCAGCTCGCCCAACACCCCGGGCCTGCGCAGCCTGCAGGACCGCGGCGCGCTGAGCGAACTGCTCAACGAACTCCAGGCCACCTCGTCCTCGCTCGCGGCGAAGGCGGGCAAACTGGCCACCCCGCTGCTGGTCAAGGTCGCGCCCGACCTCACCGACGAAGCGCTCGCCGAGCTGATCGAGGTGTGCGAGGAGCACGCCGTCTCCGGGGTCATCGCCACGAACACCACGCTCAGCCGCGAAGGCGTGATCCGGCCGGAGGCGGGCATCGCCGAGCAGGCGGGCGGGCTGTCCGGCCGCCCGCTGACCGCCCGCGCCCGCGAGGTGGTCGCCTTCGTGCACAAGGAGTCCGGCGGCAGGCTGCCGATCATCGGGGTCGGCGGCATCATGTCCGGCGACGACGCCGCGCGGATGCTGGACGCCGGTGCGAGCCTGGTCCAGCTCTACACCGGCTTCGCCCTGCACGGCCCCGGCCTGCTGCGGCGGGTGCACCGGGGCCTGGCCGCCCGCTAG
- a CDS encoding GNAT family N-acetyltransferase translates to MLRPDFPIRTERLVLRAFTPADLDELNDFQSRPEVARFLYWEPRTREESALALETRIRNATLDREGEFLAVAVELAETGQLIGDLNLQWLSRDHRQGEFGFVFHPAHHGRGYARESATELLRLGFEELGLHRICGRCDARNTASWGLMERLGMRREAHLREAEVFKGEWGDEFVYAMLEDEWKSRCGTM, encoded by the coding sequence TTGCTTCGACCCGACTTCCCGATCCGCACCGAACGACTGGTGCTCCGGGCGTTCACCCCGGCCGACCTCGACGAGCTGAACGACTTCCAGTCGCGGCCCGAGGTGGCCCGTTTCCTCTATTGGGAACCGCGCACGCGTGAGGAATCCGCGCTCGCGCTGGAAACCCGCATCCGCAATGCGACCTTGGACCGCGAGGGCGAATTCCTCGCCGTCGCCGTGGAGCTCGCCGAAACCGGGCAGCTGATCGGCGACCTCAACCTCCAGTGGCTCAGCCGCGACCACCGCCAGGGCGAGTTCGGCTTCGTCTTCCACCCCGCCCACCACGGCCGCGGGTACGCCAGGGAGTCGGCCACCGAACTGCTCCGGCTCGGCTTCGAAGAACTGGGCCTGCACCGCATCTGCGGCCGGTGTGATGCCCGCAACACCGCGTCCTGGGGCCTGATGGAACGCCTCGGCATGCGCCGCGAGGCGCACCTGCGCGAGGCCGAGGTGTTCAAGGGCGAATGGGGCGACGAGTTCGTCTACGCCATGCTCGAGGACGAGTGGAAGAGCCGGTGCGGCACCATGTAG
- the add gene encoding adenosine deaminase encodes MPSYTPGAPLRAYVQALPKAELHVHLVGSAGIDTVLDLARRHPEAGVPADRAELAEFFRFRDFDHFLRVYWAVQSMLKGRDDIRTLVVGLAADLARQGARYAEVTVTPYNHLLDGMPGDELLEGLTEGRALAAAEHGVDLAWCFDIPGEKGLVAGRETLLFALRERPDGLVSFGLGGPEVGVGRAQFAPFFTAAREAGLHSVPHAGETSGPATVWSAVHDLGAERIGHGTSAAADPALLAHLAGHRIPVEVCPTSNVRTGQVPSIEAHPVRRLLDHGVVVTLNTDDPPMFGATLTGEYLAVAGALGLRPAEIARLAANSVTSSFLSAEAKAALLAEIAAVPGPGDEILLPDRENLPSVGSTREGRWSDVGYQQDS; translated from the coding sequence ATGCCCTCGTACACCCCCGGTGCGCCCCTGCGCGCCTACGTCCAGGCCCTGCCCAAAGCCGAGTTACACGTGCACCTGGTCGGCTCGGCCGGGATCGACACCGTGCTCGACCTCGCCCGCCGCCACCCCGAGGCCGGGGTGCCCGCCGACCGCGCGGAGCTGGCGGAGTTCTTCCGCTTCCGCGACTTCGACCACTTCCTCCGCGTCTACTGGGCCGTCCAGTCCATGCTCAAGGGCCGCGACGACATCCGGACGCTCGTCGTCGGCCTCGCCGCGGACCTCGCCCGCCAGGGCGCCCGCTACGCCGAGGTGACCGTCACCCCGTACAACCACCTGCTCGACGGCATGCCCGGCGACGAGCTGCTCGAAGGCCTCACCGAAGGCCGGGCCCTCGCGGCGGCCGAACACGGCGTCGACCTGGCGTGGTGCTTCGACATCCCGGGCGAGAAAGGCCTGGTGGCGGGCCGCGAGACGCTCTTGTTCGCGCTGCGCGAACGGCCGGACGGACTGGTGAGCTTCGGGCTCGGCGGGCCGGAGGTCGGCGTCGGCCGCGCGCAGTTCGCGCCGTTCTTCACCGCCGCCCGCGAAGCCGGGTTGCACAGCGTGCCGCACGCCGGCGAGACCAGCGGCCCGGCCACCGTCTGGTCCGCCGTGCACGACCTCGGCGCCGAGCGGATCGGCCACGGCACCAGCGCCGCCGCGGACCCCGCCCTGCTGGCCCACCTGGCCGGGCACCGCATCCCGGTGGAGGTGTGCCCGACCTCGAACGTGCGCACCGGCCAGGTGCCCTCGATCGAGGCGCACCCCGTCCGGCGCCTGCTCGACCACGGCGTGGTGGTGACGCTCAACACCGACGACCCGCCGATGTTCGGCGCGACGCTGACCGGCGAATACCTCGCGGTGGCCGGGGCACTGGGGTTGCGACCGGCCGAAATCGCCCGGCTGGCGGCGAATTCCGTGACGTCCTCGTTCCTGTCCGCCGAGGCCAAGGCGGCCCTGCTCGCGGAGATCGCCGCGGTCCCCGGACCGGGTGACGAAATCTTGTTGCCGGACCGCGAAAACTTGCCTAGCGTGGGCAGTACACGAGAAGGGAGGTGGTCCGACGTTGGATATCAACAGGACTCGTGA
- a CDS encoding Fpg/Nei family DNA glycosylase yields the protein MPEGDTVFLAGKRVEKALAGRELLRAEFRHPRLATVDLTGRSVLDVRTVGKHMFLRFSGDLSLHSHLKMDGAWRFLTPGARWPMPAHHARAIFENATALVIGFRLHDLELLATAEESRLVGHLGPDLLDPLWTEEHAARAVANLTADPARELGLALLDQRVMAGVGNMYMVEICHLLRVTPWTPVSEVDAAQVVALARKLLLANAWRHEQSTTGELARGRQNWVYGRTRQGCFRCGGRVKVANQGDGVQRRLSWYCPKCQHGPVPSS from the coding sequence ATGCCCGAAGGTGACACGGTGTTCCTGGCGGGCAAGCGGGTGGAGAAGGCACTCGCCGGCCGGGAACTGCTGCGCGCCGAGTTCCGCCACCCCCGGCTGGCCACAGTGGACCTGACCGGCCGCTCGGTGCTCGACGTCCGCACCGTCGGCAAGCACATGTTCCTGCGCTTCTCCGGTGACCTGAGCCTGCACAGCCACCTCAAGATGGACGGCGCCTGGCGCTTCCTCACCCCGGGCGCGCGCTGGCCGATGCCCGCCCACCACGCGCGGGCGATCTTCGAGAACGCCACCGCGCTGGTGATCGGTTTCCGCCTGCACGACCTCGAACTCCTTGCCACCGCGGAAGAGTCGCGTCTGGTCGGTCACCTCGGGCCCGACCTCCTCGATCCACTGTGGACAGAAGAGCACGCCGCCCGCGCGGTGGCGAACCTGACCGCGGATCCGGCCCGCGAGCTCGGGCTGGCCCTGCTCGACCAGCGGGTGATGGCGGGCGTCGGCAACATGTACATGGTGGAGATCTGCCATCTGCTGCGCGTGACCCCGTGGACTCCGGTGTCCGAAGTGGACGCCGCGCAGGTGGTCGCGCTCGCCCGCAAACTCCTGCTCGCCAACGCCTGGCGGCACGAGCAGAGCACCACCGGCGAGCTGGCGCGCGGACGGCAGAACTGGGTCTACGGCCGCACCCGGCAGGGCTGCTTCCGCTGCGGCGGCCGGGTCAAGGTGGCGAACCAGGGCGACGGCGTGCAGCGGCGGCTCAGCTGGTACTGCCCGAAATGCCAGCACGGACCGGTTCCGAGCAGCTAG
- a CDS encoding ParA family protein produces MHTVAVLSLKGGVGKTTVALGIASAALRRGTRTLVADLDPQGNATASLDPPLTEATLAEVLETPHRAVLERAIAPSVWDDQLDVLVGSEDLEQLNEPGPENRRLENLSRALDELHREPLRGDPFELVILDCPPSLGRLTKSALVAADSALLVTEPTMYAVAGAERALDAIEEIRDRMNPGLRPVGVLVNKLRVRSHEHQFRIAELRESFGSLVMPTAIPDRLAIQQAQGACVPIHEWNSPGAQEIALTFNMVLAKILRSGRAGRHRAAWEADDEPTTGTLDVTTGEVPRVGPGQGR; encoded by the coding sequence GTGCACACCGTCGCCGTACTGAGCCTCAAGGGTGGGGTCGGCAAGACCACCGTCGCGCTGGGTATCGCCTCGGCAGCGCTGCGTAGGGGTACCCGCACCCTGGTGGCCGACCTGGACCCGCAGGGCAACGCCACCGCGTCGCTGGACCCGCCGCTGACCGAGGCGACGCTCGCCGAGGTGCTGGAGACCCCGCACCGGGCGGTGCTGGAGCGCGCCATCGCGCCGAGCGTGTGGGACGACCAGCTCGACGTGCTGGTCGGTTCGGAGGACCTCGAGCAGCTCAACGAACCAGGCCCGGAGAACCGGCGGCTGGAGAACCTCTCGCGCGCGCTCGACGAACTGCACCGGGAGCCGCTGCGCGGCGACCCGTTCGAACTGGTGATCCTGGACTGCCCGCCGTCGCTCGGCAGGCTGACGAAGTCGGCGCTGGTGGCCGCGGACAGCGCGCTGCTGGTGACCGAGCCGACCATGTACGCCGTGGCCGGGGCCGAGCGGGCGCTCGACGCGATCGAGGAGATCCGCGATCGGATGAACCCGGGCCTTCGCCCGGTCGGGGTACTGGTGAACAAGCTGCGGGTGCGCTCGCACGAGCACCAGTTCCGCATCGCCGAGCTGCGGGAGTCCTTCGGCTCGCTGGTGATGCCCACGGCCATCCCCGACCGCCTGGCGATCCAGCAGGCGCAGGGCGCGTGCGTGCCGATCCACGAGTGGAACTCCCCCGGCGCCCAGGAGATCGCGCTGACCTTCAACATGGTGCTGGCCAAGATCCTGCGGTCCGGCCGCGCCGGGCGGCACCGCGCCGCGTGGGAGGCCGACGACGAGCCCACCACCGGCACACTGGACGTCACCACCGGCGAGGTTCCCCGGGTGGGGCCGGGCCAAGGACGTTAG
- a CDS encoding methyltransferase domain-containing protein, which produces MRTDTAAARGPAAVRRVLESELAQARERGSAEPHVVDVGGGSGVWAVPFASAGCRVTVVEPNPNALATLRRRAQEEGVSGRITVVADDSDALGKHVGAGSADLVLAHGLLEVVDDPAAVVAALAEAVAPGGAVSVLAANRNAAVLARALAGRLADARRLLLIADGVLPEERDTLLRRFDSDALTGLLVAGGLEVGLLQGDGVVADAVVPDGVTATDEDLAEFEAVAGATAPLREIASRLHVLARRPKLS; this is translated from the coding sequence ATGCGAACGGACACCGCGGCGGCCCGCGGCCCGGCGGCGGTACGCCGGGTGCTGGAATCGGAGCTCGCCCAGGCGCGGGAACGCGGCTCGGCCGAGCCGCACGTGGTCGATGTGGGCGGCGGCAGCGGCGTGTGGGCCGTGCCCTTCGCCTCGGCGGGGTGCCGGGTGACCGTGGTCGAACCCAACCCCAACGCGCTCGCCACCTTGCGACGGCGCGCCCAGGAGGAAGGCGTCTCCGGGCGCATCACCGTGGTCGCCGACGACTCCGACGCGCTCGGCAAGCACGTCGGCGCCGGTTCGGCCGACCTGGTGCTCGCGCACGGCCTGCTGGAGGTCGTGGACGACCCGGCGGCCGTGGTGGCGGCATTGGCGGAGGCTGTCGCGCCCGGTGGCGCCGTCTCCGTGCTGGCGGCCAACCGCAACGCCGCCGTGCTGGCCCGGGCGCTGGCCGGACGGCTCGCCGACGCCCGGCGCCTGCTGCTGATCGCCGACGGGGTACTGCCCGAAGAACGCGACACGCTGCTGCGCCGGTTCGACAGCGACGCGCTGACCGGGCTGCTGGTGGCCGGCGGTCTGGAGGTCGGCCTGCTCCAGGGTGACGGCGTGGTGGCCGACGCGGTGGTGCCGGACGGGGTCACGGCCACCGACGAGGACCTGGCCGAGTTCGAGGCGGTCGCCGGAGCCACGGCGCCGCTGCGGGAGATCGCCAGCAGGCTGCACGTACTGGCTCGGCGTCCGAAACTGTCGTAG
- the dinB gene encoding DNA polymerase IV yields the protein MGRNAGLPADFARFKVTAAAEAAGPGAPGWPEDDGCAFLHVDMDAFFAAVELRTRPELVHRPVVIAGAGPRSVVLSANYIARRYGVRSAMPVGAAKRLCPQAVYLPPTRGLYSEVSAGVMAIFAELTPLVEPLSLDEAFLDVSGALKRLNTTPAGIGAIIRRRVAEEHGITCSVGVAGAKFIAKLASGMSKPDGMIVVPVAQALDFLHPLPVSALWGVGKRTEEQLRRLGLATIADVANVPPARLRRAVGNAVGDHLYALAHGRDNRAVVPESAEKSLGAEVTFDVDEYDRAKLARELLRLSERVAASLRGRGLRGRTVSIKVRFADFKTVTRARTLLSATDVAHLIHATAVTLLTELGQGAAVRLIGVRVEGLEDADSAEQLTFETDAPRWRDAEVAADVARSKFGSAAVRPASLLSSHEE from the coding sequence ATGGGGAGGAACGCCGGGCTGCCCGCCGACTTCGCCCGGTTCAAGGTCACCGCGGCGGCGGAAGCGGCCGGGCCGGGTGCTCCGGGCTGGCCGGAGGACGACGGCTGCGCCTTCCTGCACGTGGACATGGACGCCTTCTTCGCGGCCGTGGAGCTGCGCACGCGGCCGGAGCTGGTGCACCGGCCGGTGGTGATCGCCGGCGCCGGGCCGCGGTCGGTGGTGCTCTCGGCGAACTACATCGCGCGCAGGTACGGCGTGCGCTCGGCGATGCCGGTCGGCGCGGCGAAACGGCTGTGCCCGCAGGCGGTCTACCTGCCGCCGACGCGCGGGCTCTACAGCGAGGTCTCCGCGGGCGTGATGGCCATCTTCGCGGAGCTGACCCCGCTGGTGGAGCCGCTGAGCCTGGACGAGGCCTTCCTCGACGTCAGCGGCGCGCTGAAGCGGTTGAACACCACGCCCGCCGGGATCGGCGCCATCATCCGGCGACGGGTCGCCGAGGAGCACGGGATCACCTGTTCGGTGGGGGTGGCCGGGGCGAAGTTCATCGCGAAACTGGCCTCGGGCATGTCGAAGCCGGACGGGATGATCGTGGTGCCGGTGGCCCAGGCGCTGGACTTCCTGCACCCGCTGCCGGTCTCCGCGCTGTGGGGTGTCGGCAAGCGCACCGAGGAGCAACTGCGGCGGCTGGGCCTGGCCACCATCGCCGACGTGGCGAACGTGCCGCCCGCCCGGCTGCGGCGGGCCGTGGGCAACGCCGTGGGCGATCACCTGTACGCGCTGGCCCACGGGCGTGACAACCGGGCCGTGGTGCCGGAAAGCGCGGAAAAGTCGCTCGGCGCCGAGGTCACCTTCGACGTGGACGAGTACGACCGGGCGAAGCTGGCGCGCGAGCTGCTGCGCTTGTCCGAACGGGTGGCGGCGAGCCTGCGGGGGCGCGGGCTGCGCGGGCGGACGGTGTCGATCAAGGTGCGGTTCGCCGACTTCAAGACCGTCACCCGGGCCCGCACGCTGCTCTCGGCCACCGATGTGGCCCACCTCATCCACGCCACGGCCGTGACCTTGCTGACGGAGCTGGGGCAGGGCGCGGCGGTGCGGTTGATCGGGGTGCGGGTCGAAGGGCTGGAGGACGCCGACTCGGCCGAACAGCTCACCTTCGAGACCGACGCCCCACGCTGGCGCGACGCCGAGGTCGCGGCCGACGTGGCACGCTCCAAGTTCGGCTCCGCGGCCGTGCGGCCCGCGTCCCTGTTGTCCAGCCACGAAGAGTGA
- a CDS encoding DUF3040 domain-containing protein, which translates to MPLSEHEQRLLDQIERELYAEDPKFASTVRGTRLRRPARRRRLQGVALFVVGVALLVLGVVVPFRVAEIPLISVLGFLVMFFGVLLAVTSLRQQPEGEGSEGEQAGPSRGRPQARKSSFTQRMEERFRQRFEDQ; encoded by the coding sequence ATGCCACTCTCCGAGCATGAGCAGCGGCTGCTCGACCAGATCGAGCGCGAGCTCTATGCCGAGGACCCCAAGTTCGCATCCACGGTGCGTGGCACCAGGCTGCGCCGACCCGCCCGACGCCGGCGCCTGCAGGGCGTGGCCCTGTTCGTCGTCGGGGTCGCGCTACTGGTGCTGGGCGTCGTGGTGCCGTTCCGGGTCGCCGAGATCCCGCTGATCAGCGTGCTCGGCTTCCTGGTGATGTTCTTTGGGGTTCTGCTCGCCGTCACATCGTTGCGGCAGCAACCAGAGGGTGAAGGATCGGAAGGCGAGCAGGCGGGCCCCTCACGCGGGCGGCCGCAGGCGCGCAAGAGCTCGTTCACACAGCGGATGGAGGAGCGCTTCCGCCAGCGTTTCGAAGACCAGTAG
- a CDS encoding transglutaminase TgpA family protein, with product MTTAPPAPPIPHTPTERPEPPAAPWVSSIFAPLAAGLATICASTSITGVVGGAAWFGYVIVAVILVACTGLALRTLRTPTLLVALAQLLVLSFLVTGVFTSHGILGIFPGPAALSEFQDVLGEASEQIRMGLPPVEPTPPILCLVVIAIGLVAVLVDTFAVAASAPAATGLILLCVYAVPASLSDGMLPWWTFLLGAAAFAGLLAVDGSHRHRRWRNRTAPGLGASPAAASAPVAVVAVALSLGLVAGGTITAIGTVGSIPGDGPGGEGNRPTGGLGINPFTQLRGLLDQGQNVELFRVRGLNAPGDRRMLRAFTLNYFEPNQGWKIADEPRMPPGVPANQPSLPLAPGDDGSGETKEIQIEPINWVDVWLPVYGAPRSLRNISDGWQYDSVSGAVYSEAKRQSPPYVQEASLRVPTKDALRGADTEAEQIPSIYTRLDQVDPRVVALTQQLTENATNDFDRATAVWNYFNSQNGFTYDTRTASAADSDALADFLLNGKRGYCEQFASAMAVMLRTLNIPSRVAIGFTPGYTTADYRSITSQDAHAWVEAYFGELGWVTFDPTPLADSRGYIPPYLRPDEGPDSEAEAGSPSASTSAAPPRLPGEETNTPDLGAQPDQPEEEQRPGEGPDWVLWLALAALVAGFAVAGMLWQRADRAKKQRQRPPPDPSAPVQTVAPPGSDTWLPLLAAGLLIAGVGLLAWLWTALLAVPLVLALLAAAGPSTIREVVRRQRLQVIGASGPEAANAAWKELLDECRDRGVPVEPSDTVRTTAQKIAQRHRLDDEGKGGLRTVVGVVERSWYGSSPESDPTFGRAFDDVRTSLTRNSPMSWRGRLFPRSLFRRH from the coding sequence GTGACCACCGCGCCCCCGGCACCGCCGATTCCGCACACCCCCACCGAACGGCCGGAGCCCCCGGCCGCGCCGTGGGTCAGCTCGATCTTCGCCCCGCTCGCCGCGGGACTGGCCACGATCTGCGCGTCCACCTCGATCACCGGGGTGGTCGGCGGCGCGGCCTGGTTCGGTTACGTCATCGTCGCGGTCATCCTGGTCGCCTGCACCGGGCTGGCGCTGCGGACCCTGCGCACGCCGACGCTGCTGGTCGCGCTGGCCCAGCTGCTGGTGCTGAGCTTCCTGGTCACCGGGGTCTTCACCAGCCACGGCATCCTCGGGATCTTCCCCGGGCCCGCCGCCCTCTCCGAATTCCAGGACGTGCTGGGCGAGGCGTCCGAGCAGATCCGGATGGGCCTGCCGCCGGTCGAGCCGACCCCGCCGATCCTGTGCCTGGTGGTCATCGCGATCGGGCTGGTCGCGGTGCTGGTGGACACCTTCGCCGTGGCCGCTTCGGCTCCCGCGGCCACCGGGCTGATCCTGCTCTGCGTCTACGCGGTGCCCGCTTCGCTTTCCGACGGCATGCTGCCGTGGTGGACCTTCCTGCTCGGCGCGGCGGCCTTCGCCGGGCTGCTCGCGGTCGACGGCAGCCACCGGCACCGCCGCTGGCGCAACCGGACCGCCCCCGGGCTGGGCGCCTCCCCCGCGGCCGCTTCCGCGCCGGTGGCCGTGGTCGCCGTGGCGTTGTCATTGGGCCTGGTGGCCGGCGGCACGATCACCGCGATCGGCACCGTCGGCAGCATCCCCGGCGATGGGCCGGGCGGTGAGGGCAACCGGCCCACCGGCGGTCTCGGCATCAACCCGTTCACCCAGCTGCGCGGCCTGCTCGACCAGGGGCAGAACGTGGAGCTGTTCCGGGTGCGCGGGCTCAACGCCCCCGGCGACCGCCGCATGCTGCGCGCGTTCACGCTGAACTACTTCGAGCCGAACCAGGGTTGGAAGATCGCCGACGAACCGCGGATGCCGCCCGGCGTGCCGGCGAACCAGCCGAGCCTGCCGCTGGCCCCCGGTGACGACGGCAGCGGTGAGACCAAGGAAATCCAGATCGAGCCGATCAACTGGGTGGACGTCTGGCTGCCGGTCTACGGGGCACCGCGCTCGCTGCGCAACATCTCCGACGGCTGGCAGTACGACTCGGTCAGCGGCGCGGTGTACAGCGAGGCGAAGCGGCAGTCGCCGCCATACGTGCAGGAGGCGTCGCTGCGGGTCCCGACCAAGGACGCGCTGCGCGGTGCCGACACCGAGGCCGAGCAGATCCCGTCCATCTACACGCGACTGGACCAGGTCGACCCGCGCGTGGTCGCGCTGACCCAGCAGCTGACCGAGAACGCGACGAACGACTTCGACCGGGCCACCGCGGTCTGGAACTACTTCAACTCGCAGAACGGGTTCACCTACGACACCCGCACCGCCTCGGCCGCCGACTCCGACGCGCTGGCGGACTTCCTGCTCAACGGCAAGCGCGGGTACTGCGAGCAGTTCGCCTCGGCGATGGCCGTGATGCTGCGGACGCTGAACATCCCTTCGCGCGTGGCGATCGGGTTCACCCCCGGCTACACCACCGCCGACTACCGGTCGATCACCTCGCAGGACGCGCACGCGTGGGTCGAGGCGTACTTCGGCGAACTGGGCTGGGTCACCTTCGACCCGACCCCGCTGGCCGACTCGCGCGGCTACATCCCGCCGTACCTGCGCCCGGACGAAGGCCCGGACTCGGAGGCGGAGGCGGGCAGCCCCAGCGCGTCCACCTCGGCCGCGCCGCCGCGGCTGCCCGGTGAGGAGACGAACACGCCGGACCTCGGCGCGCAGCCGGATCAGCCGGAGGAGGAGCAGCGGCCGGGTGAGGGCCCGGACTGGGTGCTCTGGCTGGCGCTGGCGGCACTGGTGGCGGGCTTCGCCGTGGCCGGGATGCTGTGGCAGCGCGCCGACCGGGCCAAGAAACAGCGGCAGAGACCACCACCCGATCCGTCGGCCCCGGTGCAGACGGTCGCGCCGCCGGGCTCCGACACGTGGCTGCCGCTGCTCGCGGCCGGGTTGCTGATCGCGGGCGTCGGCCTGCTCGCCTGGCTGTGGACGGCGTTGCTGGCGGTGCCGCTGGTGCTCGCGCTGCTCGCCGCAGCCGGGCCGTCGACCATCCGCGAGGTCGTGCGACGGCAGCGGTTGCAGGTGATCGGGGCGAGCGGCCCGGAAGCCGCGAACGCGGCGTGGAAGGAACTGCTGGACGAATGCCGGGACCGCGGGGTGCCGGTGGAGCCCAGTGACACGGTGCGGACGACCGCGCAGAAGATCGCGCAACGCCACCGCCTCGACGACGAAGGCAAGGGCGGCCTGCGCACGGTCGTCGGCGTGGTGGAACGCTCGTGGTACGGCAGTTCGCCGGAAAGCGACCCCACCTTCGGCCGCGCCTTCGACGACGTCCGCACCAGCCTGACGCGCAACTCCCCCATGTCCTGGCGAGGCCGCCTCTTCCCCCGCTCCCTCTTCCGCCGCCACTGA